The proteins below come from a single Pieris brassicae chromosome 1, ilPieBrab1.1, whole genome shotgun sequence genomic window:
- the LOC123714190 gene encoding integrin beta-nu isoform X1: MYYKVLFCFFIGYVFCQVPVLQQQELAKKLVCIEHEECGPCLSAASHCRWCADPYYPTTAPRCNDDESLVAFGCGQGTIERPEKPVWEVVENSSLQDVLPDGLVAVQLQPQRIKLSLKARETKKIKFQYRPAKNYPLDLYYLMDLTWSMKDDKKTLVSLRDDLPEMLKNLTDNFRLGFGSFAEKPIMPFISVDSGRRANPCTVEEEACEPTYSYKHHLSLTNQVNDFIESVNSSSVTANLDNAEAQLDALVQAITCGNRIGWSLHSRKIIILLSDGLLHTAGDGKLGGASLKNDETCHLDENGYYAEADKYDYPSIAQVYRLLDKYKVNVIFAVTESVKDHYDSLHQLLSDFTYIAKLESDSSNILKLVKMGYEDIVSVVNFEDDALGPVKVKYFTDCGVKGGSLIETHRCTGVEYGMTLNFEAHVTLDSCSEFKKTQQIINISESQLGQDTLTLEVNIQCGCSCESDLIKDMSLSCPTHSHLVCGVCQCNKGWSGPKCDCSIEDEAASAALLSQCREPNSTRLLTCSGAGDCLCGKCECDRGFSGKYCQCKDCEISRLNGMECGGVDHGVCVCGLCACEAGWTGEACDCTEDVDACIPPGEEEICSGHGDCVCGRCECASTIEGMRYTGPFCETCATCENPLCANAELCVLCNLNNNCNETCSIGGLNYTVSQRLDEDAKINDIPCILRREEDGLECEYKYTYNAAEQAMISMEIIIRSKMCSQPTTAKIMMSAIITMACVILGGIIIILAVKSAQIVSDRRAYAKFVQEAQESRKNMQELNPLYISPISKFTLPESYPRDRND, from the exons ttCCAGTACTGCAGCAACAAGAGCTGGCGAAGAAGCTGGTGTGTATTGAACATGAGGAGTGTGGGCCTTGTCTGTCAGCCGCTTCGCACTGTCGATGGTGTGCTGACCCCTACTATCCCACCACTGCGCCACGGTGCAATGATGATGAAAG TTTGGTAGCCTTCGGTTGTGGCCAAGGTACGATAGAGCGTCCTGAAAAGCCAGTTTGGGAGGTGGTTGAGAACAGCAGTTTGCAAGACGTGCTGCCGGATGGCTTGGTTGCTGTACAACTACAGCCGCAGCGTATAAAGCTTTCTTTAAAAGCAC gtgaaacaaaaaaaatcaagttCCAATACCGGCCAGCAAAGAACTATCCTCTggatttatattacttaatgGATCTCACGTGGTCGATGAAAGATGATAAGAAAACCCTTGTGTCATTAAGAGACGATCTTCCTGAGATGCTGAAGAATTTAACCGATAACTTcag ATTGGGTTTTGGAAGCTTCGCTGAGAAGCCAATTATGCCGTTCATCAGTGTTGACTCGGGGCGACGCGCAAACCCCTGCACGGTAGAGGAAGAAGCGTGTGAACCCACCTATAGTTATAAACATCACCTGTCTCTTACTAACCAG gtgAACGATTTCATAGAaagcgtgaacagtagttcgGTAACGGCAAATTTAGACAACGCTGAGGCCCAACTTGACGCTTTGGTACAAGCGATAACTTGTGGGAACCGTATTGGCTGGAGCCTGCACAGTCGTAAGATTATTATCCTATTGTCTGACGGATTGCTTCATACCGCCGGAGATGGGAAGTTAG GTGGTGCCTCCCTGAAAAATGACGAGACATGTCACTTAGATGAAAATGGCTACTATGCAGAAGCAGACAAATACGACTATCCCTCCATTGCACAAGTGTACAGACTCCTAGATAAGTATAAG GTTAACGTAATCTTCGCGGTTACAGAGAGCGTCAAAGACCACTATGACAGTTTGCACCAACTGCTCAGCGATTTCACATACATCGCCAAATTGGAAAGTGATAGTTCCAACATTCTCAAATTGGTAAAAATGGGTTACGAAGACATTGTCAGCGTTGTCAACTTCGAAGATGATGCCTTGGGACCTGTCAAGGTCAAATATTTCACCGATTGCGGAGTGAAAGGTGGCTCGTTAATCGAGACCCATCGGTGCACTGGTGTCGAGTATGGGATGACACTTAACTTTGAAGCTCATGTTACATTGGACTCTTGTTCTGAATTCAAAAAG ACgcaacaaataataaacatatcagAAAGTCAGCTGGGCCAAGACACACTGACTCTTGAGGTGAATATCCAGTGTGGTTGTTCCTGCGAAAGTGACTTGATCAAGGATATGTCTTTATCCTGTCCAACACACTCTCACCTCGTATGTGGAGTTTGTCAATGCAACAAAGGATG GTCTGGTCCCAAGTGCGACTGTTCAATAGAAGATGAAGCAGCATCCGCAGCTCTACTATCGCAGTGCAGAGAACCGAACTCCACTCGACTGCTGACGTGTTCCGGGGCCGGTGATTGCCTTTGCGGAAAGTGCGAATGTGATAGAGGCTTCAGCGGGAAGTATTGCCAGTGTAAAGATTGTGAAATTAGCAG ATTAAACGGAATGGAGTGCGGTGGTGTTGATCATGGTGTATGTGTGTGCGGCCTTTGTGCGTGTGAGGCCGGGTGGACTGGGGAAGCCTGTGATTGTACTGAAGATGTTGACGCCTGTATTCCTCCTGGAGAGGAAGAAATTTGCTCTGGACATGGGGACTGCGTTTGTG GTCGATGTGAATGTGCCTCGACAATAGAAGGAATGCGGTATACAGGACCGTTTTGTGAGACGTGTGCCACTTGTGAGAATCCTCTATGCGCAAACGCAGAACTCTGTGTATTATGTAACCTTAACAACAATTGTAATGAAACTTGTAGTATTGGTGGCCTTAACTATACTGTTAGTCAAAGATTGGACG AGGACGCCAAAATTAATGACATACCATGTATACTGCGCCGGGAGGAGGACGGTTTGGAGTGCGAATACAAATACACATACAACGCCGCAGAGCAGGCAATGATATCTATGGAAATAATTATCCGATCTAAAATGTGTTCGCAGCCCACAACAGCCAAGATCATGATGAGTGCCATTATAACTATGGCATGTGTGATACTCGGcggaattattattattttagctgTAAAAAGCGCGCAAATTGTGTCCGATCGTAGGGCGTACGCAAAATTTGTACAGGAAGCGCAAGAGAGCAGAAAGAACATGCAAGAATTGAATCCTCTGTATATTTCGCCTATATCAAAGTTTACGTTACCAGAATCTTATCCGAGGGATAGAAATGATTAG
- the LOC123714190 gene encoding integrin beta-nu isoform X2 — protein sequence MYYKVLFCFFIGYVFCQVLQQQELAKKLVCIEHEECGPCLSAASHCRWCADPYYPTTAPRCNDDESLVAFGCGQGTIERPEKPVWEVVENSSLQDVLPDGLVAVQLQPQRIKLSLKARETKKIKFQYRPAKNYPLDLYYLMDLTWSMKDDKKTLVSLRDDLPEMLKNLTDNFRLGFGSFAEKPIMPFISVDSGRRANPCTVEEEACEPTYSYKHHLSLTNQVNDFIESVNSSSVTANLDNAEAQLDALVQAITCGNRIGWSLHSRKIIILLSDGLLHTAGDGKLGGASLKNDETCHLDENGYYAEADKYDYPSIAQVYRLLDKYKVNVIFAVTESVKDHYDSLHQLLSDFTYIAKLESDSSNILKLVKMGYEDIVSVVNFEDDALGPVKVKYFTDCGVKGGSLIETHRCTGVEYGMTLNFEAHVTLDSCSEFKKTQQIINISESQLGQDTLTLEVNIQCGCSCESDLIKDMSLSCPTHSHLVCGVCQCNKGWSGPKCDCSIEDEAASAALLSQCREPNSTRLLTCSGAGDCLCGKCECDRGFSGKYCQCKDCEISRLNGMECGGVDHGVCVCGLCACEAGWTGEACDCTEDVDACIPPGEEEICSGHGDCVCGRCECASTIEGMRYTGPFCETCATCENPLCANAELCVLCNLNNNCNETCSIGGLNYTVSQRLDEDAKINDIPCILRREEDGLECEYKYTYNAAEQAMISMEIIIRSKMCSQPTTAKIMMSAIITMACVILGGIIIILAVKSAQIVSDRRAYAKFVQEAQESRKNMQELNPLYISPISKFTLPESYPRDRND from the exons TACTGCAGCAACAAGAGCTGGCGAAGAAGCTGGTGTGTATTGAACATGAGGAGTGTGGGCCTTGTCTGTCAGCCGCTTCGCACTGTCGATGGTGTGCTGACCCCTACTATCCCACCACTGCGCCACGGTGCAATGATGATGAAAG TTTGGTAGCCTTCGGTTGTGGCCAAGGTACGATAGAGCGTCCTGAAAAGCCAGTTTGGGAGGTGGTTGAGAACAGCAGTTTGCAAGACGTGCTGCCGGATGGCTTGGTTGCTGTACAACTACAGCCGCAGCGTATAAAGCTTTCTTTAAAAGCAC gtgaaacaaaaaaaatcaagttCCAATACCGGCCAGCAAAGAACTATCCTCTggatttatattacttaatgGATCTCACGTGGTCGATGAAAGATGATAAGAAAACCCTTGTGTCATTAAGAGACGATCTTCCTGAGATGCTGAAGAATTTAACCGATAACTTcag ATTGGGTTTTGGAAGCTTCGCTGAGAAGCCAATTATGCCGTTCATCAGTGTTGACTCGGGGCGACGCGCAAACCCCTGCACGGTAGAGGAAGAAGCGTGTGAACCCACCTATAGTTATAAACATCACCTGTCTCTTACTAACCAG gtgAACGATTTCATAGAaagcgtgaacagtagttcgGTAACGGCAAATTTAGACAACGCTGAGGCCCAACTTGACGCTTTGGTACAAGCGATAACTTGTGGGAACCGTATTGGCTGGAGCCTGCACAGTCGTAAGATTATTATCCTATTGTCTGACGGATTGCTTCATACCGCCGGAGATGGGAAGTTAG GTGGTGCCTCCCTGAAAAATGACGAGACATGTCACTTAGATGAAAATGGCTACTATGCAGAAGCAGACAAATACGACTATCCCTCCATTGCACAAGTGTACAGACTCCTAGATAAGTATAAG GTTAACGTAATCTTCGCGGTTACAGAGAGCGTCAAAGACCACTATGACAGTTTGCACCAACTGCTCAGCGATTTCACATACATCGCCAAATTGGAAAGTGATAGTTCCAACATTCTCAAATTGGTAAAAATGGGTTACGAAGACATTGTCAGCGTTGTCAACTTCGAAGATGATGCCTTGGGACCTGTCAAGGTCAAATATTTCACCGATTGCGGAGTGAAAGGTGGCTCGTTAATCGAGACCCATCGGTGCACTGGTGTCGAGTATGGGATGACACTTAACTTTGAAGCTCATGTTACATTGGACTCTTGTTCTGAATTCAAAAAG ACgcaacaaataataaacatatcagAAAGTCAGCTGGGCCAAGACACACTGACTCTTGAGGTGAATATCCAGTGTGGTTGTTCCTGCGAAAGTGACTTGATCAAGGATATGTCTTTATCCTGTCCAACACACTCTCACCTCGTATGTGGAGTTTGTCAATGCAACAAAGGATG GTCTGGTCCCAAGTGCGACTGTTCAATAGAAGATGAAGCAGCATCCGCAGCTCTACTATCGCAGTGCAGAGAACCGAACTCCACTCGACTGCTGACGTGTTCCGGGGCCGGTGATTGCCTTTGCGGAAAGTGCGAATGTGATAGAGGCTTCAGCGGGAAGTATTGCCAGTGTAAAGATTGTGAAATTAGCAG ATTAAACGGAATGGAGTGCGGTGGTGTTGATCATGGTGTATGTGTGTGCGGCCTTTGTGCGTGTGAGGCCGGGTGGACTGGGGAAGCCTGTGATTGTACTGAAGATGTTGACGCCTGTATTCCTCCTGGAGAGGAAGAAATTTGCTCTGGACATGGGGACTGCGTTTGTG GTCGATGTGAATGTGCCTCGACAATAGAAGGAATGCGGTATACAGGACCGTTTTGTGAGACGTGTGCCACTTGTGAGAATCCTCTATGCGCAAACGCAGAACTCTGTGTATTATGTAACCTTAACAACAATTGTAATGAAACTTGTAGTATTGGTGGCCTTAACTATACTGTTAGTCAAAGATTGGACG AGGACGCCAAAATTAATGACATACCATGTATACTGCGCCGGGAGGAGGACGGTTTGGAGTGCGAATACAAATACACATACAACGCCGCAGAGCAGGCAATGATATCTATGGAAATAATTATCCGATCTAAAATGTGTTCGCAGCCCACAACAGCCAAGATCATGATGAGTGCCATTATAACTATGGCATGTGTGATACTCGGcggaattattattattttagctgTAAAAAGCGCGCAAATTGTGTCCGATCGTAGGGCGTACGCAAAATTTGTACAGGAAGCGCAAGAGAGCAGAAAGAACATGCAAGAATTGAATCCTCTGTATATTTCGCCTATATCAAAGTTTACGTTACCAGAATCTTATCCGAGGGATAGAAATGATTAG